The following are from one region of the Nerophis ophidion isolate RoL-2023_Sa linkage group LG20, RoL_Noph_v1.0, whole genome shotgun sequence genome:
- the LOC133539230 gene encoding oocyte zinc finger protein XlCOF8.4-like: MCERMIAKYEEELCPTKEEKERQHQLLDAVFKEPQVVLHRTDLDEEHLPHDQQEEPQSPHIHEEEEVPHSQHIKEGGQEPQPPHIKEEDEKPQTHRFKLTFHIKGQAEDPLILHIKKEEEDPLTPNFKAQENLLTPHIKNEEEDPLTLYLKEEKEDREPPHIKEEEEEEGISQPKWLEEFPVTGVPVKSEDDEVKGESEERGGGEPPSSSSTQHMTTEADGDHCGGSQADKLLAPLSDSEDTTSHSPDTDDEDSKDDATCHTDNTHFTCSHCHKTFKYQSRLKRHMRKHTGEKPFICSICGEGFTQSWSLKRHMRLHRGEKPYICSICGKGFTQSQHLKRHMRTHTGEKSHSCSICSQYFVQSRDLKVHMRKHTGEKPFSCVVCGKGFTQSHNLNVHKRTHTGEKPFSCSSCGKGFTDSPTLKRHKRIHTGEKPFSCSICNRSFGERSKLERHMRTHT; this comes from the exons atgtgtgaaagaatgatagcaaagtatgaggaggaactttgtccaacaaaagaggagaaggagcgacaacatcaactactggacgctgttttcaaggagcctcaagttgtgttacacagaacag ACCTCGATGAGGAACATCTACCCCATGACCAGcaggaggaaccacagtccccccacatacacgaggaagaagaggtaccacattcccaacacatcaaagagggaggaCAGGAGCCACAGCCGCcccacattaaagaagaagaCGAGAAGCCACAGACCCATCGTTTTAAACTGACCTTTCACATTAAAGgtcaagcggaggacccactgatcttacacatcaaaaaggaagaggaggacccactgacccctaaCTTTAAGGCGCAAGAGAAcctgctgacccctcacattaaaaatgaagaggaggacccactgaccctctACTTAAAAGAGGAAAAGGAGGACCGAGAGCCGccacacattaaagaggaagaggaggaagagggcatcagtcagcctaaatggttggaggagttcccagtgactggtgtccctgtgaagagtgaagatgatgaggtgaaaggtgaaagtgaggagaggggagggggggagcctccaagcagcagctcaacacaacacatgacaacagaagctgatggagaccactgtggaggatcacaagcagacaagctcttagctccactatcagatagtgaggacacaacgtcacactctcctgacactgatgatgaagactctaaagatgatgcaacatgtcacactgacaacactcacttcacatgttctcactgtcacaaaacttttaaataccaaagtcgtctgaaaagacacatgagaaaacacactggagaaaaaccctttatctgttcaatatgtggtgaaggttttacacaaagttggAGTTTAAAAAGACACATGAGATTGCACCGTGGTGAAAAACCTtatatctgttcaatctgtggtaaaggttttacacaaagtcaacatttgaaaagacacatgagaacacacactggtgaaaaatcacattcctgttcaatctgtagccAATATTTTGTACAAAGTCgagatttgaaagtacacatgagaaaacacactggtgaaaaacctttttcctgtgtagtctgtggtaaaggttttacacaaagtcataaTTTGAatgtacacaagagaacacacaccggtgaaaaacctttttcttgttcaagctgtggtaaaggttttacagacaGTCCaactttgaaaagacacaagagaatacacactggtgaaaaacctttttcttgttcaatctgcaacagaagctttgggGAACGATCAAAGCTtgaaagacacatgagaacacacacatga